Part of the Solanum pennellii chromosome 10, SPENNV200 genome is shown below.
cGATTATATGACAGATTTACAAATATAATTCATCTCTCTATACTTCTGCCCTCTCTCGTTCACCTCTCTCCTCAATCTAGCTCTCCTTTCTCCTCCCCCTCCTCCCCCCTCTAACATGTAACTACAACTCGTAATtagcaaactatagttatgaagcctaattaaatttattttagtggctatttgtgaaattttatgaaaacttgACAAAGGTGAAAACTCATTGGGGGTCCAATTAGTATAATGGGCTTttctacaaaaagaaaaacaaagaggTCAATTTTCATAATAGAGCCCAATATCAAAGCCCAtaaacatttaaataattaacgaaatataattaaaattaaaaaaaatatcgaaAAACCCTTAAACCCTCGAAGTTTCCCGAAAAAAATCCCCTCTTTAGTTTCTTCTCTCTTCATCTTCTACCAAAAACCCTAAACTTCTCTGCTTCGTTTTGATCAGGTAAATTCATCTTCAACTTCAAAGTCTATTTGATTTTAAGTTTTTAGCCGATTTCGGGTAATGacgctttttttttttgattttttggtgattttttcCGATTTATTTGGGTTAAACATAGATTATTGAGTATTGGAATGAATTAGATGGAGTGTTTAGCTGATTTCAAGTTTAATTTGgtatagtgatgtagttgattgattgattttgCTGTTTGAAGCATTTATTTTGGGTGTTACGGAACTTGGTGAAATGTATTTGAGAAGATAACCCCATTTGAGTTGTATGTTTGACCCAATTTCTTGTTCCTAAGTTCAACGGGTTATTGTGATTTCGATTTTTGAACTTGGATTATATTTTGTGGAATTTGGGATAGTTGAATATTGCAATGATCTAGCTGAGCTGATTTCAAGTTTAATTTCGTACCTTGATGTAGTTGATTTAATTTGCTGTTTGAAGCATAGTGTTACTTATTAAGTTGAAACTTCAGTTTTGTTAATTGAAATGTCTCTGAAAACTCCatttgggtttttattttttgatacaaTTTGTTGTTCTGTACGTTTTAACGGGTTATTGtgattttgggttttgaattGGGATTATATTGAGTAGCCGAATGAAATAGCTGATCCCATGTTTAATTTGGTACATTGATCcagttgattgattgattttgCTCTCGCCTTCAGCAGAGCTGGTCGTCTCATTTGGTATGTATATATCTCCTTCATCTTCTGTCTCAGTGCATTTGGTTCTCCTTTAATCTTGTCTCTTGCTCGAATTTATCTTCGGATTCGGATGTGTATATTTGTTTTCGTATTTGAGCTTCCTTTTTCGAACTAAATTTCGGGATTTTCTTGATTCTTTGAAGGATTTGTAATTTTGTGGCTTTAGGGCTTAGGGTTGAGCCGCCCTTGCTTTCAACTGTCCTTGTGGCTTTTTAGTGGCTTTAGGGTTGGGGGAGTTAATTTTATGATTGCTAATACATTGGAAATTATTCTTGTAGCTTTGACGGACAAATTCCACTATAGCACAAGTTTTATCTGGTACAACTGGTTTTCTCCTTTCCGTTAGATGGGTGAGAAAGATTTGGAAATTGAGGAAACAAGTCCACCACGTAGAGAAGATGAAACTAAAACACAAGTtggaaaagtaaaaaagaagaagaaggtgaAGGCTGAAAAGCGTGGAGTTTGTCACGTAAGTAGAGTACCGCCTCGTATGGACCATGTGAAACTTCGCCAGGTTCTTTCTCAGTTTGGAGAAATTCAGAGAATATATCTTGTACCTGAAGGTTTGTTGAGTTCCTTGTTTTTGCTCTTATATCTGATATTTGTTAAACACTTCACTGTGCTCCTTAGCTTAGCTTGGTTGTCTTTACTAATTTGTCTTGCATACAGCTGCTGCTGCTCAAATGAATCGGAAACGGGCAGGTGGATTCCGAGGACAAGCATTTTCAGAAGGGTATGCTTATATTGAAGTTTCTGTCAACTGAAATCAGATTATCTTTATTTAGCATGAATCGTATCTTGCATCTGCATGATTATGACATTTTTTACCGAAAGTAATTAAACTATCATCTATATCTGCAGGTGGGTTGAGTTTACAAAAAAGAGTGTTGCCAAAAGAGTCGCAAATATGTTGAATGGTCAACAGATGGGTAAAGTAACATATTTTCTTAGCAGTGCCTTCCTTTTCTTCTTGATTCTTTCCAGTTTAAGGAATTCTGTTTAGATGTTCAGGCTATTtacatatttcttttatttggtgAATTGGGTGCCATCGTAGCATCTAGCAGTAAGTTTGACAAATGTTTCTATTTTCTTGTTGAGCTGACTAGTTATTGTGCTTATTACACATTTTTAGGGGACACACCAATTATTCAGATACTAGCCAAAATTTGGCTTTTATTACGAATAGACTATCATTTTTTTGTTGCATTATGCCATTTGTGTCATAACAATGTAATTTGGTTATTCTGATTCAGCTTTCAACTTCTGTTattcttatattttaatttggttATTCTGATTCAGCTTTCAACTTCTGTTATTCTTATATTTTCAGTGACCTTGAGAGGTTATCGACTTTACTGTCAAATTTCTGTTTGACAGGTGGAAGAAAAAGGTCATCATTCTATTATGACATTTGGAATGTCAAGTACTTGTCTAAAATTAAATGGGATGATGTTACTGATGAAATTGGTATGCTGTTACTTTTTGGTTTATTGGGTAGTGATGCATTTCTCGATCTCCATTCAGTTCTTAATTGATGCCTCACAAACATTTTGCAGCACAAAGGCATGCAGTTCGTGAGCAGAAACTAGCTTTGGAGCTTTCTGCTGCTAAGAGGGAGCGTGATTTCTATCTTACACAAGTTGATAAATCTCGTGCTTTAAGTTCTATTGAAGAACGAATGAAGAAGGTCAGTGatacaattttaattaattctttagCATGCAAGTAGTTGTTAAGCAGCATGTTTTGATCTCCCTTGATTGACTTTCTTATTTGCCATCTCCTTTggaatttttattctttaaatagTAGTTACAACATGAGACAACTCTAGTTTTTCGTCGATAAGCTCTGATTTGGATATCTAATACATTGATTGATGTTAGAAGATGTCTAGCAAAACTAATAAAATGTAGATGTTGATTTTTGTGTAAAATAGGAAGAGTCTCTTTTCCTCACCCCGAGTTGTTATTACTTGGTAATGTATTATAGCCAGTTTTAGTTTAGGTATTCGACCACTCACTTTATCTTACCTTATATCTTTCACAATTGAGTAATATAGTATAGATAATACTTTTTAATTGTTCCATCTTTACAGAAGCAAAAGGTGCAACAGGAATCTGGGGTAATTTCTGATTTCCCAAGTGATCAGTTTGCACCAAAGGTGATACGACAATTTCCCCAGAAAAAACCTGTGGCAGATCAAGCTGGGAAACTCAAGCCTAGTCTGTCTAAGGACGTTTTGGCCGGAGTAAGTTCCATTTCCCCCATTCCCTGCTCTGGTGAAAGAGGTAAATAAAAGACTTGCTTATGTTCTGATGGAAACTGCTCATCATTTGTACAGGTATTTGGTGGTCAATGACAAGGGCGTACCAGTGCAAACATTTCAGAAATTGTGCTTGCCAATTTTTTCAACCACATTTGATTTTGTTGCCTTCAAAAACTTCATCTCTGACTGTTATTAGATGTTAAAGTTAAACctcaatcaaaatttttatctttatttgcaGTTGATTGTAGATGTCATATCAAATGTTTGTGTAGCCTTGTTTAACTTGTCTAATTTCAAATGGACTAATGTATCTCTCATGGATCAGTAGATGAACCATTAGGACTGTACGATTGTGCAGTCTGTGAGACGTATTGAGCTTATCTGTCCTTACCTTGAACCGATCTTTGATTAAATGGTATAGCTGGTTAATAATCCTCTCAAGACTACTTATCTATAATCTTTAATGTGTGTGCGTGATTCTGGTGCAGCCATGAAGCTCCTCAGAAACCCTCTCTGGTAGATATCACTTTTCTTCctcattatatattatatatactcaCTGCTGTTCATTCACCAAACCATTTATTtgaggtgttttttttttcttttttctttcaggACCCAAATTCTACTCGTTCAAAGTATAGGGCACCGATACTTTGCGGCCACACCGGAAGAGTACGCCAACAGAAACTATGCCAACAATGAGTCTGAATACATGATTATGGTTCcaattattatatgaatgaaTTAGGAATTTATTGTTGAGCAATCTGTTTAACCCTATTGAAAGAGGTGGCAAAGTTTTTGTTTCACCTGATTACAATCAAT
Proteins encoded:
- the LOC107002320 gene encoding pre-rRNA-processing protein ESF2-like, producing the protein MGEKDLEIEETSPPRREDETKTQVGKVKKKKKVKAEKRGVCHVSRVPPRMDHVKLRQVLSQFGEIQRIYLVPEAAAAQMNRKRAGGFRGQAFSEGWVEFTKKSVAKRVANMLNGQQMGGRKRSSFYYDIWNVKYLSKIKWDDVTDEIAQRHAVREQKLALELSAAKRERDFYLTQVDKSRALSSIEERMKKKQKVQQESGVISDFPSDQFAPKVIRQFPQKKPVADQAGKLKPSLSKDVLAGVFGGQ